A stretch of the uncultured Desulfobacter sp. genome encodes the following:
- a CDS encoding AAA family ATPase has product MKKLPIGISTFSEIINGNAYYVDKSQYVQHLCDSGKYYFLSRPRRFGKSLFVDTLKCAFEGQKELFKGLYLEKNWDWEDTHPVISISFAGGRFFDNKHLNDFFEEILAANAHQAGVNIAGLTINGRFKNLITSIFEKTGKSVVILVDEYDKPILDHIENPSKAEEMRDGLKNFYSVIKDNDRYIRFCFITGVSKFSRVSIFSDLNNLEDISLQPDMGALCGYTEKELTGTFHERLEGVDINTLREWYNGYSFLGKERVYNPFDILLFFRNRFYGNYWFESATPTFLIKLLQQNRFYVPNLDGIDVNESVISSYAIDQLTAETVLFQRGYLTIDSMIQVGPRRVFRLKLPNQEVKLSFSDAILAGYAPGVQEVAGFQNNLYHALESRDMDSVQQIFKSFFSSIPHEWYTASNMDRYEGYYASVIYALLASLGFDLRPEESASHGRADLVLKTDQTVYILEFKVVEILGDGQKAIDQIREKGYHDSYVQAGKNVILVGIDFSKKNATSSDLPLKRLDYTPTLQKS; this is encoded by the coding sequence GTCGATACCTTAAAATGCGCGTTTGAAGGACAAAAAGAGCTGTTTAAAGGACTTTATCTTGAAAAAAACTGGGACTGGGAAGATACTCATCCCGTTATTTCAATTAGTTTTGCCGGAGGCCGGTTTTTCGACAATAAACATTTGAATGATTTTTTCGAAGAAATCCTTGCAGCCAATGCCCATCAGGCCGGTGTGAACATCGCAGGTTTGACAATCAACGGACGATTCAAGAATTTGATTACATCAATTTTTGAAAAGACCGGAAAATCAGTTGTCATTTTAGTGGATGAGTATGACAAACCCATCCTTGATCACATCGAAAACCCATCCAAAGCTGAAGAGATGCGGGACGGTCTAAAAAATTTTTACTCGGTCATCAAAGATAACGATCGTTATATCCGGTTCTGCTTCATCACCGGGGTAAGCAAATTCAGCCGAGTCAGTATTTTCAGCGACTTGAACAATCTGGAAGATATCAGCTTGCAGCCTGACATGGGAGCGCTTTGCGGCTATACGGAAAAAGAACTGACCGGAACCTTTCACGAACGCCTTGAAGGCGTAGATATTAATACGCTGCGGGAATGGTATAACGGTTACTCCTTTTTGGGGAAAGAAAGGGTCTACAATCCTTTTGATATATTGTTGTTTTTTAGGAACAGGTTCTACGGCAACTATTGGTTCGAAAGCGCTACCCCAACGTTTCTGATTAAATTGCTGCAGCAAAATCGCTTTTATGTGCCAAATCTTGACGGGATTGATGTTAATGAATCGGTCATTTCATCGTATGCCATTGACCAGTTGACGGCAGAAACTGTTTTATTCCAACGCGGTTATTTAACCATCGACTCCATGATACAGGTCGGTCCCCGGCGGGTATTCCGCCTTAAACTCCCTAATCAGGAAGTAAAGCTCAGTTTTAGCGATGCCATACTTGCCGGTTATGCGCCGGGGGTGCAGGAAGTGGCAGGTTTTCAAAACAACCTGTACCATGCCCTGGAATCACGGGATATGGACAGCGTGCAGCAAATTTTTAAATCCTTTTTTTCCTCAATTCCCCATGAGTGGTACACAGCAAGCAACATGGATAGGTACGAAGGATATTATGCTTCGGTCATATACGCACTTCTGGCCTCCCTTGGCTTTGATCTTCGCCCGGAGGAAAGCGCCAGCCATGGCCGGGCCGATCTGGTTTTGAAAACGGATCAGACCGTATATATATTGGAGTTTAAGGTTGTTGAGATTCTGGGCGACGGCCAAAAAGCCATAGATCAGATTCGAGAGAAAGGATACCATGACTCATATGTCCAGGCCGGAAAGAACGTGATTTTGGTGGGAATCGATTTTTCAAAAAAAAACGCAACATCCTCGGATTTGCCTTTGAAACGGCTTGACTATACCCCAACATTGCAGAAGTCATGA